The region AATGAACATTCCTGATGGTGAAGTCTATACTGCACCTGTTCGTGATTCAGTGAATGGCACGATTACATATAACACACCTTCTCCATATCAAGGTTTTACTTTCGAGAATGTGAAACTAACATTTAAAGATGGAAAAATCGTTGAAGCAACATCAAACGATACAGACCGTATCAATAAAATTTTCGATACTGACGAAGGTGCTCGCTACATAGGTGAATTTGCTATTGGTGTAAATCCATATATCCAACACCCGATGCAAGACATCTTATTTGATGAAAAAATAGATGGTAGCTTCCACTTTACTCCTGGTCAATGTTATGATGAGGCATTTAACGGAAATTATTCTAACATCCATTGGGATATGGTTAATATCCAACGCCCCGAATACGGTGGAGGAGAAATCTACTTTGATGATGTACTAATCCGTAAGGACGGTCGCTTTGTACTTCCTGAACTTGAAGTATTAAATCCAGAAAATCTTAAATAGAATAAACAAAAAAGAGGCCTCAATGTTTATCGGCCTCTTCTTCTTTGTTTAGAATTAATTTATTAGTTGTTTTTCATAGGCTTCCTGGAACTTTTGAATATCCCCTGCACCCATAAATATAATAACCGCATTGGCGTGTTGTTGTAGTGATGAGGTGTCCTCTTCACTTAACAAGGTACAATTTTCAATTCTTTCAATCAAGTCGTGAATCGTAAGCTTTCCTTGATTTTCCCTTGCAGAACCAAAAATATCGCATAGATAGACATGATCTGCTTTATTTAAGCTATCTGCAAACTCATTAAGGAAAGTTTGAGTTCGTGTAAACGTGTGAGGTTGGAAAACAGCAACAACTTCACGATCTGGGTACTTTTGTCTAGCTGCATCAATCGTTGCATTTATCTCAGTAGGGTGGTGTGCATAATCGTCAATGAGCACTTGGTTGCCCATTTGCTTTTCAGAAAACCTTCTTTTAACACCTTGAAAGGTTTTAAGACGTTCTTGTATAACTTCAACATCAATATTTTCATAATGACAAAGTGCAATAACAGATAATGCATTTAATACATTATGGTCTCCATAGGTTGGAATTGAAAATGTTGAAAACAAGGTACCTCTAACAAATACATCAAATGTTGTACCTTTCGTACTTTTATTAACATTTCGTGCCTGAAAATCATTATCTTGGCCGAATCCATAATACATTACTGGCACTTTTGCTTGGATGCTTTGTAGGTGTTCATCATCACCGCAAGCAATAATGCCCTTTTTAACCTGTAATGCCATCTCCTGAAATGCACTAAATACGTCTTCTACACTCGTATAGTAGTCAGGATGGTCAAAATCAATATTGGTCATAATGGCATAGTCAGGGTGATAACTTAAAAAGTGCCTACGATATTCGCATGCTTCAAATACAAAGTACTCATTGTTTTCAGAGCCCTTCCCAGTTCCATCTCCAATTAAATAGGAGGTTGGGTGTGCACCTTGAATAACATGCGCTAACAAACCAGTGGTTGAAGTCTTGCCATGCGTTCCAGTGACTGCGACACTTGTATATTTTTGCATAAAGTCACCCAAAAACTTGTGGTATCGGATGATTGTCAATCCCTGGTTACGCGCTTCTTCCAGTTCCTCATGAGTGTCAGGAAAAGCATTCCCGGCTATAACAATCATACCTGGCTTAATATTATCTTTACTAAAAGGTAAAATCTGAATTCCTCTTTCTTCTAATGGCAATTGAGTAAAAAAACGCTTTTCTACATCTGAGCCTTGGACTTGGTAGTTCATATCATGAAGCACCTGTGCCAACGGGCTCATACCAGTGCCTTTAATTCCAACAAAATGGTAAACTGTCATATAAAGAACCTCCAACAATCGTCTATCTGTAAGACAGTATATGACGTTCATCTAGTTTTGCTAATTGATCGAGTGTGAACAACAAAAGATGAAGGAACTAAGTGCTCTTCCAAACACTTAATAAACGTCAATAATAGCAACAATTTCAGGTAGTGATTATGTATAACTAATTTGCAAAAAAATCCATTCGTACAGATATCTGCATTTTCATATTATAGCATTAATCAATTATGAAGGCCATGATAATAATAAGCTAATTCAATAGTCCCATTCTTAACTGACCCTAAAAAGTGAAAAACTGACAGAGCTAATCTCTATCAGTTTTCCCAATTAGACTTCAATGTATAGCATTGCATTTTAATTTGATTACTATAAAAAATTTATTCAACCTTTTCTAAACGAGGGTTAGGTCTATATTTCCTACCAGCCTTGGCCTGTGGTTGGCCGTTAAGCATAACATTATCTCCGGTAAAGCCAATATTAATCTTTAATAGGCTACTTCCTACACCGTACATATCAACTGGTACATTTTGCTCTTCAAAGTTAAGAATCCGTTCTTCGTTAAAGCCACCTGTAACCACAATTTTCACATGGCTAAAGCCTTCTTTGTCAAGTGCCTCGCGCAAGGCAAAGACCAATGGGGCATTAACACCACGAGGGTCGAATGTTCCCAATACGTCCTGGTTTCTAAGGAAATATTGATCAATCATTGTCCGGGATGTATCTAGTCGAACTGCTTTTAACTTATCACCAAATTCATGAGCCACTTTTAAAGCATCAGTAATACAATCATTATTATAGTCAACCAGGACCATTAGTTCATCTTCAGGAAACTTTGCATGATACGCCTTTGTTGCGGCAACAGTGTCACCATCAAACAGTTGGATTAGAGCATGAGGCATTGTCCCCATTCCCTTTTTCCCCCACCATTCATTCATAGCATGTGTTGCTTGAGCTTGCGAGCCACCAATATAAGCGGCATACCCATCACCAGCTTGTTGAGTGAAATGATCATCACGGTCTCCCATAAAGATAACCTTTTTTTGAATCCCAGAATATCCAGCAGCTTTTACAACATTATAAACATTCGTTGCAACACTTGTTCTTCTTGCCAATATGCCGTCTATAATACCTTCAAGGTAGCCAAAACTTTGGTAAGGACCAGTTATTGTTAATACCGTTTCAAATGGACTAATTTTATCTCCATCTTTTAACGAGTAAATTTCTAATTCCTCAGGCTGCTCAGCAAATGTTTTGACAAGAGCAATCACTTCGTCAGTTCCGCATAGTACTGCATGATTCTTTTGGAAAAACTGCATAGTGACAATATTATCTGACTTAAATTCCTTAACAATCTCTCTTGTCTTTAAAAAGTAGACTGCTGAGAACCAGCCTTCCTTAATTCTCTCATCAAATTTAAACGTGCTATTTGTTAATCTGCTTATTTTACCTTGCATTTTCAATTCTATTTCCTTCATCCAAAAGCTTCCTTTCTCTCGATAGGGACATTTAGCTATATGTTAGGATACCATTTATAAAGTTGATGTGCTAGTTTCTTGTATATTTTCAAGTTCATCTTCTGTAATAAGTATTTCCCTTGGTTTACTACCTCGTCCTTCTGAAATAATACCTTGTTCCTCCATAATATCAATTAATCTTGCAGCCCGGTTATAGCCGATGCGAAAACGACGTTGTAAGCTAGAAGTAGAAGCACCGCCCTGGTCAAGAACGAACTCACAAGCCTCATAAAACAGATCATCTTCTTCTGATTGAATTGTGGCTCTCTTCACTAACTCATCCTGTTCAAACATATATACTGGCTTCATTTGATCTTTTACATGTTGAACTACTCGTTCGATTTCATCATCTGATACAAAGTTACCTTGGATCCTAGTTGGCTTTGATGATCCATTTTCAAGGAAGAGCATATCTCCTTTTCCTAATAGCTTATCAGCTCCATTTGTGTCAATAATTGTTCTTGAGTCAACCTGAGATGATACTGAAAAGGCAATTCGAGTTGGAATGTTTGCCTTAATAAGGCCAGTAATTACATCAACAGATGGCCTCTGCGTAGCAAGGATTAGATGGATTCCACATGCACGGGCTTTTTGAGCAATGCGACAAATTGCTTCCTCAACATCACCTGGTGCTACCATCATTAAATCTGCTAACTCATCAATGATAATAACAAGATATGGTAAATGCCCACTTTGTTCGTTATGTCTATCTACTAATTCATTAAATCTAGCTATATCACGGACTCCTGCATGAGCAAACAGCTCGTAGCGCCTTTCCATTTCTTCCACTGCCCATTTAAGTGCTGCTGTAGCTGCTTTAACATCTGTTATTACAGGACTTACTAGGTGAGGAATATGATTATATGGTGCCAACTCTACCATTTTTGGATCAATTAATAATAGTTTCACTTCATGTGGTGATGCTTTGTAAAGTAAACTCACTAGCATTGTATTTATACAGACACTTTTACCTGACCCCGTTGCACCAGCAATTAATCCATGTGGCATTTTCCGAAGGTCTGTAACGACAGGTTTCCCTGATATATCGAGTCCTAATGCAACGGTCATAGGAGAAGAGTCCGAATTAAATGCATCACTTTGGATGATTTCTCGTAATAATACAGATTTACTTTTACGGTTAGGAACTTCAATACCAATTGTGTTTTTTCCAGGGATAGGAGCTTCAATTCTTATATCCTTAGCCGCTAAGCTTAATTTTATATCGTCAGCAAGGTTTGTTATTTTATTTACTTTAACCCCAGGCTCTGGATGCACCTCAAAGCGAGTAACTGCTGGCCCTTGAGTTACATTTACAACTGTTGCTCCCACTTTAAAGTTTCGTAAGGTCTGATCAAGGAGTTCACTTTGTTCTGCTAACCACTCTTCATCATCCTCTAGTTGTTCTACTGGTAGGTTTAAGTATTGAAGACTAGGAAAATTATAAGAACCTATACTTTGAGGTTCACGAGTTTCCACATCTTTTTCATTAGCCTCTTCTACTGAATTAAGCGTTTCAATCTGTGGAGCAGCTTCACTATCATCTAGACTAATTGATTGAGGAATTACCTCTTCATTTGCTTGAACTTTTTCTAACTGCTTCTTTTGTAAATTTTGTCTATCCTGTTTTAACATCATCACATTGTAGGGAATATAGTGCCTTCTTGGGTTTTCGTTTTCATAAATGGATTGTTCCGTTTCATTAGTTACTTTCTCCTCCACTGAGGGGACTTCACTATAATGATGTAAGTTATGACCTGCTGATTCAGTCGGTTCTATATCTACTTCATCTTCAATTACTATACTCTGAGACTTTATTTCAGCCGTCTCGTCTTCTTTATGATCTTCATGAACGTTATGTAATGGACCATCTCTAAGCTCTTTAAGCAAGTCTAGAAATTCCTCTGACTCATTTAGGTTCTTTTCTTCCTGTTCTGCTTCCAAAACTTTGTTCTCTTCCAGAGCATGTAGATCCTCATTTAAATTACTTTCGAGGATATTTAAGTTATTTTCGGAACTCGTCACTGCAATTTCCGCCTGTACTTGCTTCATGCTTTCTGAGGATACTAACTCAAACTCTATAATATCTTCGGTGTCTGCTTTTTTAGGTTTACCAAAACCATATACAGGAGAAGGTACTTCAGTTGGCTTAAATTGCTTTTTGATACCACTCTTCTTTTCTTGTACTTTGACCTCTCTTAACTTAGTAAGATTAGTATCCTGTTTTTTTATTTCAGACTTTCTTCTCTCGAGAGATTCTGTAACCTTTATTTCATCAGGTATTAGTGGAAATCGAAACTTTCCTTTTGGATACTGATAAGCAATCTTTGCTTCAACATTCTTTGGGCTTATCACTCTATTATTGGTAACCTCAGGTTCAGTTGTTATTTTCTCGTTGTCATTAACTAATGTTCTGTATAGCTTCTTTAACCAATCCATCTTATACCACTCTTTCTTAATCACTTCTACCATAGATATTACTATTGTATCAATAATTCTAAGAATATAAAGAAAAAATCGATACAGTTTATACCTTCATCATTCTGAGTAATATTTCAGTTCACCCATGTTGTTGATTTTCGTTACAGGATACTCGCTTTTTCGCGGGGAATCATGAAAAAGCCCAACTACCGGCTTTTTCAAAAGCGGATTCCCATAGGGGCGTGCGGTGAGCCTCCTCGGAGCAAAGCTCCTGCGGGGTCTCACCTGTCCCGCTACTCCCGCAGGAGTCTCGTATCCTTCCACTATAATCAACAGCATTAGTCATTAAATTGTAATTTCCCCAAAGACTTTCATAAAAATAGCCACTCGTATATGAGTGGCTCTGAAGTATAACCTGTTTTAACTTTATTTAGTCCTATTTTTCCCTAAAATAAAAATAGGTTCTAGTTGATTGTCTTCATATAAAAAGGACAGTGCTGTTATTGGCACTCTTCCACTTGCGAAAAAGCTCATTGTCATTTGAGCAAGGACATCATAGCCTGTATCATTCTGGATATCAGCAATTATCAAAACATCTTGATGAGGAACAGCAACTGCCATTTTACCTGTTATTTTTTCGCTAAACTTTTGAAGGTACGTATCATTTAATATTCTACTAGCATCATATCCATCGTTTGAATTGATGAAATAGAAGGTGTTTCCTGCAACTGTATCCTCTTTAACCTTAATATCCAACGACCTTACGTTAAATCTTGCAACTTCTTTTACTCTTTCTTTGTTCCATTTTTCTTTCTCTAATAGTTCTTCATCTATTAATCGATAGGTGGTACCTAAATCTATTGCATAGTATATTCGTGTCTCTGCCGTATGATCATCATAAACCAAGGTTTTGCCTTCATTTGTTTCTGTTGGGAATGAAGTTGAACGAATGACAGGGTAGATGTTCTTTTCTTTCCCAGTTAGCTCATGATTTGCACTCATATTGGTTAATGACTCTTCAATATAATAAATGACCTCATCAATCGATTTATCCTTTTCTTCATGCCATTTTGCAACTATACCAGGAAGTGATACAGTTACTCCCTTTTCAGTTTCACGATTTTCAACCCTTAACGTATCCTTTTCTTTGTCGAAGGTGAATTTCCACTCAGGTCTCGTTAGTCTTTCTTCGAGACGAGCTCTCATTTTTTTTGTATCCATTTTCATTTAAAATCACTCCAGTCGACCTTTGTACAATCTATTTATAGTCCTTTTAAGAAGCCTTCAATTTCTTCTTTTGTCTTTCTATCCTTACTTACAAATCTTCCCGTTTCCTGTCCATTTTCAAATGCAACAAAGCTTGGGATACCATAAACATCTAACTCTCCACACAAATCTATAAACTGATCTCTGTCGACATAGATAAATTTGAAATCATTGTATGTAGATTCTATTTCAGGTAAAAATGGATCAATGAAACGACAATCCGGGCACCAGTTAGCTGAAAACATTAATACTGTTTTACTTCTTTTAATTAAATCTTTATACTCTTCCAACGATTCAAGCTTTTTCATTCTTACCCCTCCAATTATCTTCATTTACTGCAATAGTACATCTTCTCTAATTTAAACACAAATAAACCCTCGTTGTATATTAACGAGGGTTGCGATTATTAAAATCTTACAGATGCAACAATCTCCATCATTTGCTGCGCACTTTCTAATATCTCACTTGCTTTTGTTTGTGTGGTCATTTTAACTCCACCGATACCAACTACAATTTCAAACAAGTTTTTATCAAGTTCTTTAACTATAATATAACCAAATCGATCTTGGTCCTCAAACGTTTTTACAACTAAGTCATCTTGTGACTCTGGACCAGAGGATTCAAACATTACTTTACTATTGGGTTCCTCATTCGGATTTACAAATAGTATAAATAATTGATTTCCTTTTTTGATGATTAGGTTATTGTTTCCCTCTTCACTATCTATTTTCATAGTAGTCGGCATGTAATAAGAAAAATCCTCATATTTCTCGTTAGTCTCTATAGCTTTATTTGTGAAGGCTTCCTCTACAGCAGTTTCTACTTTTTTAATCTCTTCATCAACCGATACTGAACAACCTACTACAAGTCCTGTTAGTAGAAGTAGACATATAGAAAGTAACAATCTATTTTTCATTTCTTCTTTCCTCCAGTTTTCTCATACAATGAAATTATTTCACTACGTAGTATGTATCTCTCTATCTAAAAGACTATAAAAAATCGATAATAACTTAAAAGCCTTGACATACTTACCTATATAATACCTTTTTCAATTCTATTGTTACAAGCCTTTTCTAAAGATTTCAAAATAAAGGAAGAAAACGCATGACAGGAAATTTGAAGAAATACATGATAGGATAAAAATAGAATGTAGAAAAGGGAGGTTTAAAAATGAACTTAATTGTTTATTTAGCAGGTGAAATTCATTCAAGTTGGCGCGATGAAATTAAGGAAAAAGCAAAAGCATTAAATTTACCTTTGTCATTTGTTGGTCCTATGGAAGATCACAGTCGTTCTGATTCCATTGGTGAAGAAGTATTGGGTGTACAACCTTCCCCTTTATACAAGGACCACACAGCTTCATGTATTAATAATTTTAGAACACAGGTACTAATGAATAAAGCAGATATTGTTATTGCTTTATTCGGAGAAAAATATAAGCAATGGAATACTGCAATGGATGCGAGTGCAGCTCTTACTTTAAATAAACCGCTAATTATTATAAGACCTGACTCGCTTATCCATCCGTTAAAAGAGCTTTCCACAAAAGCTAATGTGACAGTAGATACAGTAGATCAGGCTATGAAGGTTCTAACTTACGTATTCGAATAATGGTAAAAATAGAAACTAGAAGATAGTTATCTAACTTCTAGTTTCTTACTTTATATTGATACTGACCGACTAGCAATTTAGCCACATGAGTGAACATTTCAGTGCGGTTAATTAATCCATTCGTAAACACACCAACAGCCCCTTCTTTATGCCTAACATTATTTTCTTTCGTATAGAGGTCCATTACTTCCCCTAACTCCAAACCTTCTCTAACTTTCTTTGCAACTGATTCTGGTAAAAGAATTCTAGCTCCACCTGCTATAAAAGGATCATTCACTCCATCGTAAAGTGCTCCCCAGTTGCACAGAAAAAGCCCGTAGGATGTCTCGAAAACGCCACCCTCCAAACCAACACCAACACTTGATTCAGTTTTTATTCTCGCTGCCTTTGCACGATTAATTGCACCTTGAATCGTCTCTTCATCTGAGAAAGGCTGATTAGCTACACCTGAATCTACTGATGTAGGTATAAAGGTAGCAACCGTGCCTTCAAAAGCTACTTTTACTGCCTCTAGCTTTGTAGGATTTTTTGTTCCAATTGCAATGGTTACCATAATTTCCTTAACTCCTTTTATCTGAAAAAAGAGCCTAAAGATAGGCCCTTTCAGTCTTAACTATTATTTCTAATTGAATCAACAGTTGCACGGTCTGAGGACTTCACAAGTTTTACTAATAATTCTTTTGCTGCTGCATAGTCGTCAATGTGAACAATTGAAGCATGTGTGTGAATATAACGAGAGCAGATTCCTACTACTGCTGAAGGAACACCTTCGTTTGAAGTATGGACACGCCCAGCATCTGTACCACCTTGAGAAATAAAATACTGATAAGGTATTTTGTTCGTCTCAGCTGTATCAAGAACAAACTCACGCATTCCACGGTGTGTAACCATTGAACGGTCAAAAATTCGAAGTAGCGCACCTTTTCCAAGTTGACCAAATGCATTTTTATCACCCGACATATCATTTGCTGGACTTGCATCCATCGCAAAGAAAATATCCGGCTTAATCATATTTGCAGCAGTTTGTGCTCCACGTAATCCGATTTCTTCTTGAACTGTTGCCCCTGAGTATAGGATATTTGGTAGCTTTTCTCCTTGTAACTCTTTTAAAAGTTCAACTGATAGTCCACATCCGTAACGATTATCCCAAGCCTTAGCAAGAATTTTCTTCTCGTTTGCCATTGGTGTAAATGGACAGATTGGAACGATTTGTTGGCCAGGTCTAATACCTAATTCTAATGCATTTTCACGATTATCTGCTCCAATGTCAATTAACATATTCTTAATGTCCATTGGCTTGTTGCGTTGGTTATCATCTAATAAATGAGGAGGAATTGATCCTATTACCCCGATAACCGGCCCATTATCGGTAATTACTTGTACGAGTTGTGCAAGTAAAACCTGACTCCACCAGCCACCTAATGTTTGAAAACGTAGCATTCCATTATCCGTAATTTGTGAAACCATAAATCCAACTTCGTCCATATGACCTGCAGCCATGACAATCGGACCATTCTCATCCCCGCGTTTAACCCCAAAAATACTTCCTAATCCATCTTGAATCACTTCGTCTGAATATTTCTCTAATTGAGAACGCATAAATTTTCTAACTTGATGTTCATTTCCAGGAGCACCTGGAAGTTCCGTTAATGTTTTAAAAAGTTCCATTGTTTCTTGGTTCATTATGTATTTCTCCTTTCCTCTTTGGCACCTCATTGGTGAAGGGGTATACTTAGGCATTTTTTAAGTAATCTAAAGATACAATATATAAACAGATTTATTCATTTAGTATAACGAAATATAATAAACCTTTCCAGTAGAAAGATAGGTACCTGCTTAACATGTAAAGAATTGTTTTGTATACTAGAAGTAGATGGATAATGTAAGGAGGCGCATCTAATGGGTTGGAAAAAGTTCGTACTTGGTCTGGGTGTTGGATTTGCAGGTGCATACCTATTAAAAGGTTCACTCCCTGAACAAAACCTCTCCGCTGAAAAAGCATTAAGGATTGCTAAAGCTTCTTTTAAGAAAAACGGTCCAATCAGCGGCTCATGGATTCATATGGTTCCAGAAACATTCGAAAAATTTAATATTAGTTACAGTGTCTATAAAGGTGGCATCTCACGAAACATAAATGATGAAGTGAAGCAATATGAGTTCCTCATTGATGCAAAAACAGGTTCAGTGCTAGAGGTTTATCCAATATAGAACTAAAGTGGGAGACACCTAATAAGGAGTCTCTTTTTACTTACGTTTAATGAAATCAAGTATGTTTCCAGCTTCATCCCACTTGATTGCACGATAAATTGCATCGTGATAAAAGCTGTACCAAGCATTTTGGTTTAAACCTATATCCATCCATTTTTGCTTTTGTTCAATAGACTTCATAGGATAGTCATCATAAGCCATAACCCAAAGTACATTCTGGTGAGCATGTGTAGGCATAATATCTGCCATATGAATAACCTTTTCACCATTGTTTTCAATGGTTACAATTGAATGTCCATCACTATGACCACCAGTATGAGTCATTTTTATGCCAGGAAATACCTCTATTTCACCACTAAAAGTTTTAACCTGGTTTTCGATTCCTGCCCAATTCTCTTTCCAGTATGTATTTTTCGAGCGTATATTAGGGTTTCGCATTTCATTCCATTCAATATCAGAAGTAATGATTGTTGCATTTTCAAAAGTCGATACTAGGGTATCCTCTTTCCACGTAGTTAAACCACAAGCATGATCAAAATGCATATGTGTCATGAGTACCATATCAATATCAGATAACTTGAGGTCAAGCCTTTCAAGAGATAGTTCAATCGAAGACTCCTCATTCATTCCAAAATTTCTTTTCATTTTGTCTGACATTTTATTATTTCCAAGGCCAGATTCTATGAGAATATTTTTTCCACCGGCTTGTATTAAAATTGGATCTGAACGCAGCTCTATTTGGTTGTTTTCATTAAATGGATATTTTTTTGTCCATAACGGTTTAGGTACAACACCAAACATAGCACCTCCATCCAAATGGGTAACTCCACCATTTAGCCACGTAAGTGTATATTCGCCTATTTTAAGACTTTCCATAAAACCAAACCTCCTTTTGAAAGAATATTTCCATTTTATCATTTTATTCAGTACTTTTAAATGAAAAGGAAAAAAGGAGTAGACTTAGGCGTCTACTCCTCATTTTGGAATTTTACTTCACTGCGGTATATTGGAAATCCTTTTTCTGAGAATTTTTCCTCATACTCAGTCATAATATTGCCTTCGTAATCACTTTTGTGGAGATCTAGACTAACATAAGTCAAGAGTAACCCATATTCAGAGAAGCTTGTTAACGAGTATTCAAATAATCCCCGGTTATCGGTTTTAAAATGGATTTCTCCACCATCAATAAGGATACTCTCATATAAATCAAGGAATGTTTTATATGTTAATCTTCTCTTTTCATGGCGTTTTTTCGGCCAAGGATCTGAAAAATTTAAATACACACGATCAACATCGCCTTTATCAAAAAACTTTTGTAAGTCATTTGCATTTTGATTTAACAATTTCACATTTGGAAGATTTGCTTCAATGATACGGTCTAATGCAGTGACAACCACACTGT is a window of Cytobacillus luteolus DNA encoding:
- the trmB gene encoding tRNA (guanosine(46)-N7)-methyltransferase TrmB, which gives rise to MRVRNKPWAKEKLESFPQFVIHNPEQHKGKWNEVFGNSNPLHIEVGTGKGRFVTGMAQSNPDINYIGIELADSVVVTALDRIIEANLPNVKLLNQNANDLQKFFDKGDVDRVYLNFSDPWPKKRHEKRRLTYKTFLDLYESILIDGGEIHFKTDNRGLFEYSLTSFSEYGLLLTYVSLDLHKSDYEGNIMTEYEEKFSEKGFPIYRSEVKFQNEE